One Heptranchias perlo isolate sHepPer1 unplaced genomic scaffold, sHepPer1.hap1 HAP1_SCAFFOLD_43, whole genome shotgun sequence genomic window carries:
- the LOC137312582 gene encoding EEF1A lysine methyltransferase 3-like, translating into METQQEKKHFSSPDSTEDSNKLESRYQFCGHTLRITRVSSNQLVVPSIIWEAGLVLCRFFEKEKISFAGKKMIELGSGTGIVGILAILLGGDVTLTDKPEVLNQIELNVANNVPSSIIQRSKVSALSWGINHYQFPTDYDIILGSDIVYKKREYHLLLKTLQHLSNQNTIIYICSKMREFMGAMNFHEKLIPQHFNSEIVHSVPENEINLYKVTKKVPGAY; encoded by the exons ATGGAAACACAGCAGGAAAAGAAGCATTTCAGTAGCCCCGACTCCACGGAGGACAGCAACAAACTCGAAAGTCGCTATCAGTTTTGCGGGCACACTTTGAGAATCACTAGGGTCTCCAGCAATCAATTAGTGGTACCATCAATAATCTGGGAAGCT GGCCTCGTTCTCTGCCGGTTCTTTGAGAAAGAGAAAATCAGTTTTGCTGGGAAGAAGATGATTGAATTGGGGTCGGGCACTGGGATCGTGGGGATTCTTGCAATCCTGCTGG GTGGAGATGTGACCTTGACAGACAAACCAGAAGTTCTGAATCAAATAGAACTAAACGTGGCCAACAATGTCCCCTCTTCAATTATCCAGCGGTCAAAAGTCTCTGCTCTCTCGTGGGGTATAAACCATTATCAATTTCCAACAGACTACGACATCATCCTGGGATCCGATATCGTCTACAAGAAACGTGAATACCACTTACTGCTAAAGACCCTACAACATCTGAGCAACCAAAACACTATCATTTACATCTGCTCGAAGATGCGTGAGTTCATGGGAGCCATGAATTTTCACGAGAAGCTCATTCCACAGCATTTTAACTCCGAAATTGTTCACAGTGTCCCAGAAAATGAAATCAACCTGTACAAAGTGACCAAAAAAGTTCCTGGCGCTtattaa